Below is a window of Sus scrofa isolate TJ Tabasco breed Duroc chromosome 3, Sscrofa11.1, whole genome shotgun sequence DNA.
TGCCTTCTTagatttcagtttccttatccataaatgaaaatatgggaTTAGATGACCCAAGATCCCATCAGCTCTCAATTTTCATGCCTAAGACATAGAGTCACTTAGTAAACCCTATAAACTCTTGGGCAGGGCtcatgtctgttttgttttctaccATATACCCTACCTCTAGCACATTGCTTGGTATATAGTGAGATGCTCAATTTGAATTGAATTTTTCTTATGTAACCATATAGCAACTAATACGTGTCAGGCACTATTCAAAGAACTTTCAAATATTAACTAACTTTATAAGTGAATAAATCGAtcaaagagaatggaaaaaatgtgATGCAATGACATGATTAAATTGGTGTATTagaaaggatgcagagaaattggaTGTGAGGAAAAATAGAGAGGTATAGCTCACATACAGCATAAAACATACATGTAAAATGTAGCCTCTATTCTTGAACAAAGCAGTGGCAATAGGAGGAAATTTTCTCAGAACCactttagaaatggaaattcaaTTTTCAGGAGGCAATATCCAAGTTGATTCACTATCTATCCAGCCAAGCCCAGTCAAACCCAGCATAGCCCTGCTCAGCCCTGCCCAACCCTGTTCACCACAGAGAGGGAAGATTTGTTTCCCTAGCAGTAGAGTGAAGATAGGATTGTTTTCCTAAGATAAAAATACTTTGAAGAGACTTTGTGAACCCTAAACAAATATAAAGCATGAAAGTTTCTGgctaaaaataaaggcatttatttttttttcattgagttctTCTTattcaacaaagaaataaacccaactggTAAGAATAtacatgttttacatatattttattttcatttgaaaaaagaagtagagttaggagttcctgtcatggctcagcagaaatgaatccgactagtatccatgaggacttaggttccatccctggccttgctcagtaggttaaggatccagtgttgccaagagctgtggtgtaggtcgaagatgcactcggatctggcatagctgtgactgtggtgtagaccagtggctatagttccaattcgacctctagcctgggaatctccatatgccacaggtgcagccctaacaagaccaaaaaaaaagaagtagacttAACCATTTCAGTTTTTCCCTGGAATTGCCTTGGAACAAAAAAGAATGCTCAGTACTGAGTTCCTAAGGACCTGCAATAGTCCAGTTAGGAAATAAAAAGTCCTAGCCTAAGCTGGtagcagtggaaaagaaaaagaaggggaaaaaagaatagattcaaCAACTATTTCAAAGGAGAGATGAAAGGATTTAGCGGCTGATTGTATTGAGCAAGGTCACATTGAGAACTATGACCCTAGGCCTTTAACAGaaattctctttgttcttttattcattcataaccccctcttccttttactttttccagTATCTCAGGCTCCAAATATTTATCTACTAAATTAGATAAGAAATTTTatcattgaataaaaaaatgcTCCAACAGCACTTTGTGTTTATGGCACAGGAAGGCAACAGTAAAGAAACTTCAGCACTAAGTAAAATGGGTGCGACAGAACTAGGATACAAGCCCAGGCAATCAGGCTAAAGCCTGCCCTCTTAACCATTACTCTGTACTAATTGAATAATGGGGAATAACTCAAGCATGGTTATTCActtaaaagactatttttaattaatgaggAATATATTTATCAAAGTAAGCATTTCCAGATCTAAAATACCAGCTCCTCATTGTGCTCCAGGTGGTTGTTCAGACACCCAAAGCATTAAGATAAcgtgtttgaggagttcccgttctggttTAGCCATTAGCAAACCCaaatagcattcatgaggatgtgggttccatccttgtccttgatcagtggattaaggatccggcattgccgtgagctgtggtgtaggtcacagacacagctgggatcctgagttgctatggccctggtgtaggctggcagctacagctctgattcgacccctaggctgggaacctccatatgccatgggtgcggccctaaaaagacaaaaagaaaaaaaagataatgtatttCACCCATGTGTTCTAGCAAACCAAACTCTCCCAGCAACTTCCATCTCCAAGGGTGATGCAAAGAGAATACACTCAGCCAGACCTAATGGTCTGGAaattaggaatttattttatcCCTAAAGCAGGTAAAACAATATAAAGCCCCATTCCTACAGCTGCTGTTTACTCTCAAATTAGCCCATTAACAGTGGCAACAGGACAGATGCAAGAGgtttaattatgttaaaaattGATCTTAATAGGAATTATACCTTAAGGAGGGCAACTAAAGAGAGGACTGTACAGTAACTAAACTCTCCATCCAATAGCCCAGTCTCTATCCAGGGAATCTATCCTCCTATTTTCCTCCAATTATCTTCAAAGGGTTTCTGTGTGTGGAAGAGAGGCCTCTTTCTTCTCTATTCTGTAGCTAATTATAGGCCCAGATTTGAGCTTCCTAGTGAGAAAGGGTAAAATATACCACTGATCATACAAGGGAAGATATCTTCTCTGGTATAAAGAGCCAATAAAAAGTATTGTGTATGAGGGAAAACTTTTCAGAGTCTATGCTATTCAGTGCATCACTGTTTTGAAATGTCAGTAAGAccttaagtctttttttcttttctttctttcccctgcaCCTgtggtgttcctgggccagggattgaacctgtgctacagcaatgacccgagccactgcatgacaacactggatccttaacctcctgcaccacacaggaactcctcttttttcttttatttctttaacaattaaataaaaacatgttcagGGCACTGGAATTCCTAGTAGAGCTACTTTCCCTATTTTATTTGTGAGCTGCACATAATCTagtaagatgttaaaaaaaacattttttgagtttttaaaaaaatgtctaactTAATAGATAAATTCATAACATATAGCCAGAAAATTTTATAATGTACatcatttgccttttctttttcaagaaagtGCATCACTCCATTTGCCAGTCTAAGACATTCCATTTTATAGGTatagagaacaaaagagagaaaagtaagagccaattcctttcttccttgttaCTGGTCACATTCTTAGCAGCTGCCTCTTCTTGGATTTCTTccacaaagaaattatttttgtagCTGTTAATTACCTTGCCGATTGTAGACATTTCACTCATAAAGAAACAAAACCGCAGTTTGTGTCTAAATCATTTCTCTTTAGCTATTTGCTCAAGGGCCACATGAGCCCTAAACTGTAATCGGGCTTCCATGGAATAGTCTTTGtagttttttatgttttctaggcTTTTTATTGCGTTGGCATAATCTCCTTTAAGATAGTATAGGATACCCAGTTCATAGTAAGAGTATGGCACCAAATAGTGGTCATATTTTAACAATTTCTCCTTTTGAATGACATGATTTAAGTAGTGCTCAGCCAACGAAtattttcccaagtattttaGGCACAGACCTTTCAATAAATTTAGTAAACTTATGTCATCAATTCCATACTCTTTATTTGGATTTTCTTGTAAGAGCTCTTCTCCTTTGTCAATTATTGATAGCCAGGTGGAAATAAGTTCTAGCCTTTTGCTCATGACTCGGAAACCACTCCAGGCATAAATGAATTCCAGGATGGGCTGCGCCGTAAACCAGCCAGGAGTACTACCATAGCGCTGACCCTTCTCAGCAACAAACTTTTCTATTGGCACTGAAGTTCCTAAAATTCTGATTCTCAGGTTATCCACATTTAAGAAGAGAGAGCTCATGTCTTCACCTACTGATTTCAAAAAGTCAGAAGGAAGCACGGCCAGTAGTGAGGCCTTAGCGAATGAATATATTGCCTTGGACCATCTGCTATTTTGAAACAGTAGATCAGCAAAGTGGTAAGCCTGCCTCCATTCCAGCAGAAAAATGTGGCACCACATGAGTTCCCAGTAACAGAGGTGATGAACCTGCTTCCATTCGTTCTGAATAAAAATGCACTCCTCCAGTGTTAACTGGGCACGTTTAAAACTTCCTTTCAGCATACTAAAACGTGcatgaaaaaatttaagtatGACACAGTTTGGAAATTTCTGGAGGTAGATTAGAGAGAGATTCTCTATAGCAGAACTGTGGCCTTTTTCAACACCAAAAGCTACAGAGATATAATTGTAATAAAAGAATAGAGTCAAAACACTTAAGATATTATTTATATGGGATTCAGATGCACTCTCATGAAGCAAAGACAAGCCTACCTCTCTATCACCAGAGTATCCAACAATGTTGAGTAGTTTAAGTGTCTTTGGTGGCACAAGTGATAATATCAAATTGAATGCACCAAGTCCAAACTTTATGCCTCCAACCAGGTGTTTATAGGTTTTGCTTTGGTAATTATGTATCTGTGTTAGTACCTGCTGACagtctttgtatatttggtaacTTAACCCAATGTTGATGCCACTTTTAAGTAAACTAAGCACACTGTCATCCTGTATAAACATTACAGTGGATTTCAAGATCAAACACTCAGCGTAGCAGACTTCTGCATGCAATTCCTCTTCGATAGCCTTTATGCCCTGTTTACTCACTAGATGAGACAAACTCATCATCCGAGATTTTCTGCGGAAATTGTTACAGGTTCTCAAAGCTTCCTTTGCCGCAGTCAGCCCAATGTCTATATCATGTGGATCAAAAGTCAGGATGGCCTTAACAACCATAAGGATGCTGTAAATTAGAGCATGGTATATGCTGTTTTTCGACCAGGGGTAAATGAGATTTATGGCATCTGAGAATCTGTTATTCAGAAACAAATACAATCCAGTTGTGCATTCTTCCAGGGAAGATACAAGATCCATTGTTGTTGCTGCAGGGATCATTTCATAGGCGTCTTCAAACTTTTCCTCTTTATCATTTTCTCCCTTACTAAATGATGTAAAGTCATccttattattttctcttctgttcagaGCAAGTGACATCTTTGTTTCCCCACTTTAGAGATGGGAAATAGATCTGAGGTGGAATATCTGGGGCTGCAAAAATGGTAGCTCCTGCTTCCTGACTGGGGTCACTTCTTCCCGGCCTGAGCTGTCGCTATTACAATGGAGGCAAACAAACTAATAGCTGTGAGGTGCAGCATTTGGATATTCTCATCTATGTCAgacaaagaggggaaaaaagataattttatttacctAGAAGATGTATTTCTGCAAAGGTCAAATCATCTGGCATGTACTAAAAAAAACACGCTCTTTGAGAACACTGTGAAGCAAATCCTTTGTAAACTGAGTTCTTTTGCTAACCATCCCGTCAATCTATCATTTTCATAAGATCATTCATTTGTGTATTTGTGCTGTAGAACTATACAATGATAGCTGTACAAAGAAAATGAGTTCTTTATAGGAAGGCTTGGGGGCAAGAATCTGGCTGGAAAGAAGCGGTCTCTAGTTAAGACTAGAACAGATCCTAGTTAAGACTAGATGAAAGGATAAGCTGTCTAGACCGAAGAATAAAGGTTATGGGAATGACAACCTATCCCATGCTATTCTTACATATACTTTAATAGACAACTAGGTATTGATAAAATATTATGGCTAGTTGTATAGGACTTTGGACTGGAAAGTGCTGTGCAAACTAGGAAGATTTCCTCACATtgttgcaattaaaaaaaaaaattcagggagttcccgtcgtggctcagtggttaacaaatccaactaggaaccatgaggttgcaggtttggtccctggccttgctcagtgggttaaggatctggcattgccgtgagctgtggtgtaggtcgcagacgtggctcggatcccatgttgctatggctcttcggctacagttccaattggacccctagcctgggaacctccatatgcctcaggtaccgccctaaaaagacaaaaaaaaaaaaaaaaaaaaaaaaaagaaaagaaaaagaaaaaagaaaaaaacgcaaATGCTACAGTTTTTATCACAGCATTACTATAGTATCTTGGTAGgacagtggggtgggggtaggcaCAATGGAAAACCAACCCCAAACAGCAATGTATTCATAATAATGTatgcataataataaaatagctccaattattatttttaaaaatagaaatcataaccACAATACTTAAATAGTAATTATTACAAAGCTTTACAATTACATagtttaaaatgtactttaattctttatttttatatattaaaagacAGAGGAGAAAGTAAGACAGAGGAGaataatcaaagagaaaaaaccagAAGAAAGACATGAAGATTTTTATAcaggggggaagaaagaaaaaagagggaaaataagttatatat
It encodes the following:
- the LOC100624062 gene encoding tetratricopeptide repeat protein 39B-like, producing MSLALNRRENNKDDFTSFSKGENDKEEKFEDAYEMIPAATTMDLVSSLEECTTGLYLFLNNRFSDAINLIYPWSKNSIYHALIYSILMVVKAILTFDPHDIDIGLTAAKEALRTCNNFRRKSRMMSLSHLVSKQGIKAIEEELHAEVCYAECLILKSTVMFIQDDSVLSLLKSGINIGLSYQIYKDCQQVLTQIHNYQSKTYKHLVGGIKFGLGAFNLILSLVPPKTLKLLNIVGYSGDREVGLSLLHESASESHINNILSVLTLFFYYNYISVAFGVEKGHSSAIENLSLIYLQKFPNCVILKFFHARFSMLKGSFKRAQLTLEECIFIQNEWKQVHHLCYWELMWCHIFLLEWRQAYHFADLLFQNSRWSKAIYSFAKASLLAVLPSDFLKSVGEDMSSLFLNVDNLRIRILGTSVPIEKFVAEKGQRYGSTPGWFTAQPILEFIYAWSGFRVMSKRLELISTWLSIIDKGEELLQENPNKEYGIDDISLLNLLKGLCLKYLGKYSLAEHYLNHVIQKEKLLKYDHYLVPYSYYELGILYYLKGDYANAIKSLENIKNYKDYSMEARLQFRAHVALEQIAKEK